In Mytilus edulis chromosome 7, xbMytEdul2.2, whole genome shotgun sequence, a single genomic region encodes these proteins:
- the LOC139529742 gene encoding cholecystokinin receptor-like yields MEDNVTTYSNAVSVWNFKLSKTLIPNNIALSFWGIVGNTTVIIVYRFRMRTKSEDRYFIPILAVSDLAGATVCGSFGIALNMMQTEFDNTRLCKAWWFFAAFTQYMSVLLLLIIATQRYFKVCRPQGHQMKQFHKRLAVVLSFSVAFVSAAPITALYGSVDFPNSDESIVGTRCSKLKEVNKMWTLLYGIIIIFMLLTSVTVMIFFCIRIGHKVYVHFKNKNNSHSSGKEQVSSNIDTEMQTITSVVASGDGPGSKHKESNPEIEKYEPEGITSKTKLKVKHSTGSSDINKRLVHKFTIMFMMIKIVFLIRYIPKVILIVIEGLNPYFWQNFSDNE; encoded by the coding sequence ATGGAGGACAATGTCACAACCTATTCTAATGCAGTTTCGGTGTGGAACTTCAAGTTATCGAAAACCTTGATTCCAAACAACATCGCATTATCATTTTGGGGAATTGTTGGGAATACCACTGTTATAATAGTTTATAGATTTCGAATGAGGACAAAGTCCGAGGACAGATATTTTATTCCGATACTGGCTGTTTCGGATTTGGCAGGAGCTACAGTTTGTGGTTCGTTCGGAATTGCACTGAATATGATGCAGACAGAATTTGACAACACACGTTTATGCAAGGCCTGGTGGTTTTTTGCAGCTTTTACGCaatatatgtctgttttattGTTACTTATTATCGCAACACAAAGATATTTTAAAGTATGTAGACCTCAAGGTCATCAAATGAAACAATTCCATAAACGTTTGGCAGTAGTATTGTCTTTTAGTGTCGCCTTTGTATCCGCAGCACCGATAACCGCGCTGTATGGATCAGTTGATTTCCCGAATTCGGACGAAAGTATAGTAGGTACACGATGTAGCAAGTTAAAGGAAGTTAACAAAATGTGGACGCTCCTGTAtggtattattattatatttatgcTCTTAACGTCTGTGACAGTCATGATTTTTTTCTGCATACGAATTGGGCATAAGGTATACgttcattttaaaaacaagaacAATTCACATTCATCTGGTAAAGAACAAGTAAGTTCAAATATTGACACAGAAATGCAAACTATCACTTCTGTTGTTGCCAGTGGTGACGGACCTGGGTCGAAGCATAAGGAATCAAATCCagaaatagaaaaatatgaaCCGGAAGGAATAACGTCTAAAACTAAGTTAAAGGTCAAACATTCAACAGGAAGTTCTGATATAAATAAAAGGCTTGTACATAAATTTACAATTATGTTCATGATGATTAAGATAGTATTTCTAATTAGATATATTCCTAAGGTAATCCTGATAGTAATTGAAGGTCTTAATCCATATTTCTGGCAGAACTTCTCCGACAATGAATGA
- the LOC139529739 gene encoding cholecystokinin receptor-like, whose amino-acid sequence MENNATYSNAVSVWNSKLSKILIPNNIILSLYIFFGIIGNTTVIIVYRFRMRKKSEDRYFIPILAVSDLAGATVCGSFGIALNMMQTEFYNKHLCKAWWFFAAFTTYMSILLLLIIATQRYLKVCRPQGHQMKQFHKRLAVGLSVCLACVLAVPTTALYGSVDFPNADGSVVGARCSKLKEVNKTLTLLYGVIIIVILLTSMTVMIFFYSRIGHKVYVHFKYKKRSHSSGKELTSSNIEEMHTVSSVIVSDEHVTEHKESEREKHEPEVITTKTKSKVKHSTGSADINKRLVHKFTIMFMMITIVFLICYIPKVILIVIEGLNPYFWQNFSDNELPGILFIYRMYIVNNVINPFIYAFMDIDFRKETKKLFSFNTLTSCLK is encoded by the coding sequence ATGGAGAACAATGCAACATATTCTAACGCAGTTTCGGTGTGGAACTCGAAGTTATCGAAAATCTTGATTCCAAACAATATCATATTAtccctttatatattttttggaatTATTGGGAACACCACTGTAATAATAGTTTACCGATTCCGAATGAGGAAAAAGTCCGAAGACAGATATTTTATTCCAATATTGGCTGTTTCGGATTTAGCGGGAGCTACAGTTTGTGGTTCGTTCGGAATTGCGCTAAATATGATGCAGACAGAATTTTACAACAAACATTTATGCAAGGCTTGGTGGTTTTTTGCAGCTTTTACGACATATATGTCTATTCTATTGTTACTGATTATCGCAACACAAAGGTATCTTAAAGTATGTAGACCTCAAGGACATCAAATGAAACAATTCCATAAACGTTTAGCGGTAGGATTGTCTGTATGTCTCGCCTGTGTACTAGCAGTACCGACAACCGCCTTGTATGGATCAGTTGATTTTCCGAATGCGGACGGAAGTGTTGTAGGTGCGCGCTGTAGCAAGTTAAAGGAAGTTAACAAAACGTTGACGCTACTGTATGGCGTAATTATTATTGTTATTCTCTTGACTTCAATGACAGTCATGATTTTTTTCTACAGTAGAATTGGGCATAAGGTATACGTTCATTTCAAGTACAAGAAACGTTCACATTCATCTGGTAAAGAACTAACAAGTTCAAATATTGAAGAAATGCACACTGTCTCGTCTGTTATTGTCAGTGACGAACATGTAACAGAACACAAGGAATCAGAAAGAGAAAAACATGAACCGGAAGTAATTACAACTAAAACTAAGTCAAAGGTCAAACATTCAACAGGAAGTGCTGATATAAATAAGAGGCTTGTACATAAATTTACAATTATGTTTATGATGATTACGATAGTATTTCTAATTTGCTATATTCCTAAAGTAATTTTGATAGTGATAGAAGGTCTAAATCCATATTTCTGGCAGAACTTCTCCGACAATGAACTACCCGgaattctatttatttatagaatGTATATAGTAAACAACGTCATCAATCCGTTTATTTATGCTTTTATGGATATCGATTTCCGGAAAGAGACCAAAAAATTGTTCAGTTTCAATACTTTAACCTCgtgtctaaaataa